The genomic segment CCGAACACGTCGGGCGGGAAGGAGTAGATCTCCGCCCCGAAGAGGTACTGGATCAGGTTCACCAGGATGAGCGCCACGCCCAGGCTGGAGACCAGGGCCAGCAGGGCGTCGGCCCCTCTGCGGCGCAGGGGGCGGAAGGCCAGGCGCTCCACGGCCATGCCCGCCAGGCCCGAGAGCGCCGCGCCCAGCAGGAGCGCGGGCACGAAGGGCAGCTTGAAGGGCAGGGCCACGCCCGCCAGGAGGCCGTTCAGGCCGAACTGGCCCACGGCCAGCACGTAGGTGAGGTAGGCCCCCAGGGTGAACACCGCGCCGTGGGCGAAGTTGATGATGCCCAGGATGGAGAACACCAGGGTGTAGCCCAGGGCGAACACGGCGTAGACGCTGCCGATGGAGAGCCCGTTGAGGAGATTCTGGAGGAACCAGGCTAAGGACATGATTGTGGGCCGGATGTGCTAGGAGGTTTCGCCTCTCCCGCCGGAGCGGGAAGGGGCCGGGCGAAGCGTCGCCCGGCCCCGGAGCGGACTATTTGTTCACGATCACGTAGGCCCCGGTTTTGCCGTCGGGGTTCATCTTGATCTGGGAGACGAAGAAGGTCTTCTGGTGCACCTCGCCGTCGGCGTCCAGGGCGATTTCGCCCATGGGGGTGAGGAAGGTGGCGTTCTGGAGGTTCTTGTTGAGCAGTTCGCGGACCTCGGCGAGCTCCATGGCGGTGATCTTCTTGCCGGAGTCCTTCTCGACCTTGGCCAGGGCCTCCACCACCACCTGCACCGCGGCGTAGGCCTGGGCGGCGAACTGGGGGGGCATCTTCTTGTAGGCTTCCTGGTACTTTTCCACGAAGAGCTTGTTCACGGCGTTGTCGGCCTGGGCGCTGTAGGCCTGGGCCACCAGGATGCCCTCGCAGAGCGGGCCGCACACGGGGAGCATGTTGGTGGAGTTGAAGCCGTTCCCGCCCACGATGGGGCCCTGGTAGCCCAGCTGGCGGAGCTGCTTCACCAGGTTGCCGCCGTCGGCCGCCAGGCCGGAGATCACCACCATGTCCGCGCCCGCGCCCAGCACGGCCGTGACCTGGGTGGTGAAGTCGGTGTCGGTGGTCTGGAACTTCTGGATGGTGACGGTCTCAAGGCCCAGGTTCTTGATGGCTTCCTGGAAGATGCCGGTCTCCGAGGTGCAGAAGGCGTCGTTCTGGGCGAACATGACGGCCACCTTCTTGATCTTGGGGTCCACGGAGAGCACGTACTTGAGCGAGTTGGGGGCCACGTCGGTCATGGGGGCGGAGACGCGTCCCACGTAAGGCCCGATCTGGGCGATGCCCTTGGCGGTGTTGGAGGGGCCGATGACGGGCACCTTGGCGCGGTCGGCGATGGGGTCGGCGGCGAAGGCCTGCTGGGTCAGGGTGGGGCCGACGATGCCCACCACCTTGGCGGTGATCAGGCTCTGGAAGGCGTTGATGGCCCCGGCTTCGTCGCCGGCGGTGTCCTGGTAGAGGATCTTGAAGGGCGTGCCGTTGACGCCGCCCTTGGCGTTGAGGACGGCCTCGGCGATTTTCGCGCCGTTGACCTGCTCCTCGCCGAACAGGGCCACGTTGCTGGTGGTGGCCACGGCCACGCCGATGGGGATGGGGCTCGCCACGGGCTCGGCCAGCGCGTTGACGGCCAGAGCCAGCAGCAGGGCCAGGAGCGGAAGCACTCTGGTCATGCGGTCCTCCAAACGGTTGATGTTCTCGGAAACACCGGAGAATCCACCCGTTTGACGCATTTTGTCAAGCCGAATCCCGTTGGTCCGCCGCGCGGAACGTTCTGCCCGCGAAACGAAAGGGCCGCGCGGCGTTCGCCGCGCGGCCCAAGGTTGCAGCCCGGGGGCCGGGTTCTAGTGGTGGTTCTTTTCCTTGGGCTCCTTGCCCGTGAGGAACTTCCACCAGCCCACGGCGCAGGCCAGGGCGACGGCCATCAGGATGTAGGCGGCCGCTTTGGCGAAGACCATCTGGTCGTGATAGACGTGGAATTCCATGGAGATGCTCCTAGTGGTGGTCCTTGTAGGCCGGGTGGTCCGAGAAGATGGCCATGTACTTCGAGATGAAGCGGAAGCACAGGATGATCAGGGTGACCACGAACACCGACACGATGATCTCCTGCACCGAGGGGAAGTACCGCTGGTCGGGAGTCAGGTTGATGTTGAAGGCGAACCAGGACACGTTGAAGCGGTTGAACACGATGCCCAGCACCGAGATGGTGGCGGCAGCCTTGATGGTGCCGGTGTTCTTCGAGCGGTAGCCCACGGCGTAGAGGAAGCAGGGCAGCGCGACGAAGCCCAGCATCTCGGCCCACCACATGAGGGCGAACTTGCCGTCGAGCAGGTAGGCCCACTTGTGTTCCCCGGCAATGGGGACCCACTTCATGAAGAAGTAGCCGAAGAGCACGATGGAGCACGCCTTGGCGAACATGAACATGACGCCGTCATGGTCGTTGTTGTACTCGGAGCTCATGCGGCTGTGCATGTAGTGGTGCGAGATGGTGCCCTCGAAGATGACCATGGACATGCCCGCGACCATCGAAGAGATGAAGAACTGCAGGGGCAGGTGCGGGGTGTACCACAGGGGGTGCATCTTGGTGGGCGCGATCAGATAGAGCATGCCCAGCGAGGACTGGTGCATGGTGGAGAGCACGATGCCCATGATGGTCAGGGCGATGGTGGCCTTGTGGATGATGTGGCTGATTTTCTGCCAGCCCACCCAGTCGGTGAAGTTGGGCAGCCACTCGATGGCCAGCACCGTGACGTAGAGCATGACGCACAGGCCCACTTCGAAGAGGACCGAGCTGGTGCCCTGGGAGACGAACACGGGATAGGGCAGCTTCCAGGGCTGGCCCACGTCGTAGAGCAGCGCGTAGACGACGAAGGCATAGCCGAGAAACGCCGTGAGGATGGCGGGTTTCACCGCCGTGCGGAAGCCCTTGATGTTGAAGATCAGGGCGGCGCAGGTGGTGGTGTAGCCGCCGGCGGCCAGCGCGACGCCGCAGAGCAGGTCGAAGCTGATCCAGATGCCCCAGGGGTTGTTGTTGTCGAGGTTGGTCGTCTTGGCCAGGCCGCCGATGAAGAAGCGGTTGATGGTGACGAACACGCCCACCACGAAGATGGCCGAAAGGATGGGGTGCTCCTTGGCGAACTTCAGGTAGGTGACGGGGTTCATGAGACTCTTGATGACGTCCCAGGCCCCGCTCGGCGGCAGAATGACCGGCTCAGCGCCGTGACCGTGATGGCTCATGGTCGGTCTCCTTTACTTTTTGGCCCGTTCGGCGGCGAGGGCCTCGGCCACGGCTTGTTGTTTCTCGTCCTCGGCGCGCTTGTCCTTCCACTTGGTGATCTGCCAGATGCCGCCCAGCAGGACGGGCCAGAGGCAGGCCACCAGGGGCACGAGGCCCAGGGCGCCGGAGGTCAGCTCGGGAGCGGGGGTGTTGCCCACGTTCTCGGGCAGGCCGATCTGGGTGAAGGGCACGCTGGAGATGTAGAGCCAGTTGGTGCCGCCCATCTCGCGTTCGCCGTAGACGTGGGGGATGTAGCGCCCGGGCACCTGGCCGATGCGGGCCCAGGCTTCCTTGATGAGGTCTTCGCGCTTGCCCCACACCAGGGCTTCCAT from the Fundidesulfovibrio magnetotacticus genome contains:
- the hmcD gene encoding sulfate respiration complex protein HmcD yields the protein MEFHVYHDQMVFAKAAAYILMAVALACAVGWWKFLTGKEPKEKNHH
- a CDS encoding ABC transporter substrate-binding protein; translation: MTRVLPLLALLLALAVNALAEPVASPIPIGVAVATTSNVALFGEEQVNGAKIAEAVLNAKGGVNGTPFKILYQDTAGDEAGAINAFQSLITAKVVGIVGPTLTQQAFAADPIADRAKVPVIGPSNTAKGIAQIGPYVGRVSAPMTDVAPNSLKYVLSVDPKIKKVAVMFAQNDAFCTSETGIFQEAIKNLGLETVTIQKFQTTDTDFTTQVTAVLGAGADMVVISGLAADGGNLVKQLRQLGYQGPIVGGNGFNSTNMLPVCGPLCEGILVAQAYSAQADNAVNKLFVEKYQEAYKKMPPQFAAQAYAAVQVVVEALAKVEKDSGKKITAMELAEVRELLNKNLQNATFLTPMGEIALDADGEVHQKTFFVSQIKMNPDGKTGAYVIVNK
- the hmcC gene encoding sulfate respiration complex protein HmcC — translated: MNPVTYLKFAKEHPILSAIFVVGVFVTINRFFIGGLAKTTNLDNNNPWGIWISFDLLCGVALAAGGYTTTCAALIFNIKGFRTAVKPAILTAFLGYAFVVYALLYDVGQPWKLPYPVFVSQGTSSVLFEVGLCVMLYVTVLAIEWLPNFTDWVGWQKISHIIHKATIALTIMGIVLSTMHQSSLGMLYLIAPTKMHPLWYTPHLPLQFFISSMVAGMSMVIFEGTISHHYMHSRMSSEYNNDHDGVMFMFAKACSIVLFGYFFMKWVPIAGEHKWAYLLDGKFALMWWAEMLGFVALPCFLYAVGYRSKNTGTIKAAATISVLGIVFNRFNVSWFAFNINLTPDQRYFPSVQEIIVSVFVVTLIILCFRFISKYMAIFSDHPAYKDHH